A portion of the Ralstonia nicotianae genome contains these proteins:
- a CDS encoding T6SS immunity protein Tli4 family protein: MTVLSPRLQPLFEKTKTVCFGRFLIDVPATATVVYGPVDASTRIERLPDEGGELSEYVAKRETELKSEIRYPRTKGLNRYEKTLDGAIPGQKILVGLKDFDGDFYKVESYIRLGNDLYIQETQAPVEPYRLTDQQAGRPLISSLDDAIAELNTSARRLRARADNEIPDAPGICLDGAFIDDSAGTLRFENIPLGVRLKEFPDVHFSIRASRNQGNLIESSALEPRIKQAEADANRMGMGHWYRQIKVFRRGERQIEGWTGYEALVHLPEQEDVSPHHDFKFMGLGHPTDPLKPQLDVQMQTGVADNTIGNSRASITDEEAVALWDKLTSTIRVRPVGGPGTGKAASNDPLPPHAPSVPLGELAATGRQCPQTGWWQCPDVGAIDGGHRFIREGQVMPKVDIVGKPSLWQRLKGERPMWQTATVWTLLSYEPVPDTADASALPSSAPSKADGEQA; this comes from the coding sequence ATGACCGTGCTCTCTCCCCGCCTGCAACCGCTGTTTGAGAAGACCAAGACGGTTTGCTTTGGGCGCTTCCTGATCGATGTGCCGGCTACGGCGACTGTCGTATACGGGCCTGTCGACGCCAGCACTCGGATCGAGCGCCTGCCCGATGAGGGCGGCGAGCTGAGCGAGTATGTTGCCAAGCGCGAGACGGAACTCAAAAGCGAGATTCGGTATCCCCGAACAAAAGGCTTGAACCGCTACGAAAAAACACTTGATGGCGCGATACCTGGCCAAAAAATCCTTGTCGGACTCAAGGACTTCGACGGGGATTTTTATAAGGTGGAGTCCTATATCCGGCTAGGCAACGATCTGTATATTCAAGAAACTCAGGCACCTGTGGAGCCGTACAGACTCACCGACCAACAAGCAGGCAGACCGCTTATCTCAAGTCTGGATGATGCGATTGCGGAACTGAACACGTCCGCACGTCGGTTACGTGCTCGTGCCGATAACGAAATTCCCGATGCCCCCGGCATCTGTCTCGATGGCGCTTTCATTGATGATTCGGCTGGCACACTGCGCTTCGAGAATATTCCGTTGGGAGTACGCCTCAAGGAATTTCCCGATGTGCACTTTTCGATTCGAGCAAGCCGCAACCAGGGCAACCTGATCGAATCGAGCGCCCTCGAACCGCGCATCAAACAAGCCGAGGCGGATGCGAACCGCATGGGCATGGGACATTGGTATCGCCAAATCAAGGTATTCCGTCGCGGCGAACGACAAATCGAAGGCTGGACTGGCTATGAGGCGTTGGTCCACCTGCCCGAGCAGGAAGACGTGAGCCCGCATCACGATTTCAAGTTCATGGGCCTGGGCCACCCGACCGACCCGCTCAAGCCCCAACTGGATGTGCAGATGCAGACCGGCGTCGCCGATAACACCATCGGCAATAGCCGCGCCAGCATCACCGACGAAGAAGCCGTCGCGCTGTGGGACAAACTCACCTCCACCATTCGCGTGCGCCCCGTTGGCGGCCCCGGCACGGGCAAGGCCGCGTCCAACGATCCGCTGCCCCCGCATGCCCCGTCCGTGCCATTGGGCGAACTCGCCGCCACCGGCCGTCAGTGCCCGCAAACCGGATGGTGGCAATGTCCTGATGTTGGCGCCATCGATGGCGGTCACCGCTTCATCCGTGAGGGGCAGGTCATGCCCAAGGTCGACATCGTGGGCAAGCCTTCGCTGTGGCAGCGTCTCAAGGGCGAGCGGCCGATGTGGCAGACGGCCACGGTGTGGACGCTGCTGAGCTACGAGCCCGTGCCCGACACAGCCGATGCGTCTGCGCTGCCGTCCAGCGCTCCGAGCAAGGCCGATGGAGAACAGGCATGA
- a CDS encoding PAAR domain-containing protein — MPRIIRLGDPTDHGGAVVQTSAPNFKVNGIAVARKGDRCSCPREGHQDCVIIEGDEHFKVDGVPVAFEGHRTSCGAVLIATADRFGTA; from the coding sequence ATGCCCCGAATCATTCGCCTGGGCGACCCCACCGACCACGGTGGCGCCGTCGTCCAAACCTCCGCCCCAAACTTCAAAGTCAACGGCATCGCGGTTGCGCGCAAGGGCGACCGCTGTTCCTGCCCGCGCGAGGGCCATCAGGATTGCGTCATCATCGAAGGCGATGAGCACTTCAAGGTGGACGGCGTGCCCGTGGCCTTCGAGGGACACAGGACGTCCTGCGGTGCGGTCCTGATCGCCACGGCCGACCGGTTCGGCACGGCCTAG
- a CDS encoding mechanosensitive ion channel family protein: protein MEWLNTHTFLRVPARDWAASAATVVVAYLVLWNLLRLIVNRLEARARRNGTRFDAMAGAVLHDTHPLFVGLAALLAGSYFIDLPARIAGKLDHIWFVIIGFQIALWLNRGVKLWTREKLAAQDHATRNPVITSMMAWVLRFVLWSVLLLAILANVGINVTTFVASLGVGGVAVALAVQSILSDLFASLAIGLDKPFEIGDFIVFESIAGTVQHVGLKTTRIRSLSGEEIVTSNTALLKSTIHNYKRMSERRIVFTFGVTYDAQAAQLRQIPDIIRRAVESTGNTRFDRAHFKEFGENALTFETVYFVTDPDFNLYMDIQQRINLAILDGLQKLGTAFALPTRTIRVERAGDDADLPGTGALRGGAQHGNSMPPRANA from the coding sequence ATGGAGTGGCTCAACACCCACACGTTCCTGCGCGTGCCCGCGCGAGACTGGGCAGCATCGGCCGCGACCGTCGTCGTTGCCTACCTGGTGCTGTGGAACCTGCTGCGGCTGATCGTCAACCGGCTGGAGGCGCGCGCGCGGCGCAACGGCACGCGCTTCGATGCCATGGCCGGGGCGGTGCTGCACGACACGCATCCGCTGTTCGTCGGGCTGGCGGCGCTGCTGGCCGGGTCTTACTTCATCGACCTGCCGGCGCGCATCGCCGGCAAGCTCGATCACATCTGGTTCGTCATCATCGGATTCCAGATCGCGCTGTGGCTCAACCGCGGCGTCAAGCTGTGGACGCGCGAGAAGCTGGCGGCGCAGGACCACGCGACGCGCAACCCGGTCATCACGTCGATGATGGCGTGGGTGCTGCGCTTTGTGCTGTGGTCGGTGCTGCTGCTGGCGATCCTGGCCAACGTGGGGATCAACGTCACGACCTTCGTCGCCAGCCTGGGCGTGGGCGGCGTGGCGGTGGCGCTGGCGGTGCAGAGCATCCTGAGCGACCTGTTCGCGTCGCTGGCGATCGGGCTGGACAAGCCGTTCGAGATCGGCGACTTCATCGTCTTCGAATCGATCGCGGGGACGGTGCAGCACGTCGGGCTGAAGACCACGCGCATCCGCAGCCTCTCGGGCGAGGAGATCGTCACCTCCAACACCGCGCTGCTCAAGAGCACCATCCACAATTACAAACGGATGTCGGAACGACGCATCGTCTTCACCTTCGGCGTGACCTACGATGCGCAGGCCGCGCAGCTGCGGCAGATTCCGGACATCATCCGCCGTGCGGTGGAGAGCACCGGCAACACGCGCTTCGATCGCGCGCACTTCAAGGAATTCGGCGAGAACGCGCTGACCTTCGAGACGGTGTACTTCGTCACCGATCCGGATTTCAACCTCTACATGGACATCCAGCAGCGCATCAACCTGGCGATCCTGGACGGCCTGCAGAAGCTGGGCACCGCCTTCGCCCTGCCGACGCGCACCATCCGCGTGGAGCGCGCCGGCGACGACGCCGACCTGCCGGGCACCGGTGCCCTGCGCGGCGGCGCCCAGCACGGCAACAGCATGCCGCCGCGCGCTAACGCGTGA
- a CDS encoding DUF2334 domain-containing protein, which produces MKTFLRKFAVALTLGASLFCASLSLSMTGRAPTQACTLQLGPICASVDVGSPARAQTTTANVLVMYDAPPNDQYTNLGFAYAIMLYNLLGHFNTQVTLLPVQNYTAGMTESYAATFYLGSYYNNPIPAAFLSDVSTTQKTIVWFKYNLWELAWNTAYPFTSRYGISFAGLRGMNVAPSSSNPNPGFFDTVTYKNLSMTKYYAFNAATGLISADPDIGVTSVTDATKAGSLVTITNATTQETAPYVIRSGNFWYFADMPFSYIGPRDRYLVVCDMLHDILGTNAPTLHRAMIRLEDVDATVSVSTMKTLTDWMYNKKIPFSVAAIPLYKDPNGVYNGGVSQTIHLVNATGLKQSLNYAKVRGGKVLMHGYTHQYSNIPNLINAVSANDFEFWLATQNRPVNEDSTQWAAQRLSSGLLEFQLNGYQPFAFEAPHYQSSPLSMKAVPRYFKSVYQRVVYYTSDNPQTLTSTAPGHDFSVGQFYPYIIKKDYYGQRVIPENLGNIEYNICNIDPSSCLTYTAQDILANAQYAVVVRDGFASWFFHPFWLEPDLNEPGFADFQSVMNGISALGFSWVDAATVQ; this is translated from the coding sequence ATGAAGACATTTCTGCGCAAGTTCGCCGTGGCGCTGACGCTGGGGGCGAGCCTGTTCTGCGCCTCGCTGTCGCTGAGCATGACCGGTCGGGCCCCGACCCAGGCCTGCACCCTGCAGCTCGGGCCGATCTGCGCGTCGGTGGACGTGGGCTCGCCGGCCCGGGCCCAGACCACCACGGCCAATGTCCTGGTCATGTACGACGCGCCGCCGAACGACCAGTACACCAACCTGGGCTTCGCGTACGCGATCATGCTGTACAACCTGCTCGGCCACTTCAACACCCAGGTCACCCTGCTGCCGGTGCAGAACTACACCGCCGGCATGACCGAGTCGTACGCGGCCACGTTCTACTTGGGGAGCTACTACAACAACCCGATTCCCGCCGCGTTCCTGAGCGATGTGTCCACCACGCAGAAGACCATCGTATGGTTCAAGTACAACCTGTGGGAGCTGGCCTGGAACACAGCCTATCCGTTCACCTCGCGCTACGGCATCAGCTTCGCCGGCCTGCGCGGCATGAACGTGGCGCCGTCGTCGAGCAACCCCAACCCGGGCTTCTTCGACACGGTGACCTACAAGAACCTGTCGATGACGAAGTACTACGCCTTCAATGCCGCCACCGGCCTCATCAGCGCCGACCCGGACATCGGCGTGACCTCGGTGACGGACGCGACCAAGGCCGGCAGCCTGGTGACCATCACCAATGCGACCACGCAGGAAACCGCGCCGTACGTGATCCGTTCGGGCAACTTCTGGTACTTCGCCGACATGCCGTTCTCGTACATCGGGCCGCGCGACCGCTACCTCGTCGTCTGCGACATGCTGCACGACATCCTGGGCACCAATGCCCCCACGCTGCACCGCGCGATGATCCGCCTGGAGGACGTGGATGCGACGGTCTCGGTGTCGACCATGAAGACGCTGACGGACTGGATGTACAACAAGAAGATCCCGTTCTCGGTTGCCGCCATTCCGCTCTACAAGGACCCGAACGGCGTCTACAACGGCGGGGTGTCGCAGACCATCCACCTGGTCAACGCCACCGGGCTCAAGCAGTCGCTCAACTACGCCAAGGTGCGCGGCGGCAAGGTGCTGATGCATGGCTACACGCACCAGTACAGCAACATCCCGAACCTCATCAACGCCGTCAGCGCCAATGACTTCGAGTTCTGGCTCGCCACGCAGAACCGTCCGGTGAACGAGGATTCGACCCAGTGGGCGGCGCAGCGGCTGTCGTCGGGCCTGCTCGAATTCCAGCTCAACGGGTATCAGCCGTTTGCGTTCGAGGCGCCGCACTACCAGTCGTCGCCGCTGTCGATGAAGGCCGTGCCGCGGTATTTCAAATCGGTGTACCAGCGGGTGGTGTACTACACGTCCGACAACCCGCAGACGCTGACCTCGACGGCGCCCGGCCACGATTTCTCGGTCGGCCAGTTCTACCCGTACATCATCAAGAAGGACTACTACGGGCAGCGCGTCATCCCCGAGAACCTGGGCAACATCGAGTACAACATCTGCAACATCGATCCGTCTTCGTGCCTGACCTACACCGCGCAGGACATCCTGGCCAACGCGCAGTACGCCGTGGTCGTGCGGGACGGCTTCGCCTCGTGGTTCTTCCACCCGTTCTGGCTGGAGCCGGACCTGAACGAGCCGGGCTTCGCCGACTTCCAGTCCGTCATGAACGGCATCTCGGCGCTGGGGTTCTCCTGGGTGGATGCCGCCACGGTGCAATAG
- a CDS encoding esterase/lipase family protein, producing the protein MPYVYQLPTYPEHGGRKTQGFLSPVEDKSIQHASILPRRVLPIIFLPGIMGTHLRLKPERQRAMGKDNNIAWRPDNKMFAVGFANADSPTRQLQLDPDMTEVDTYDPVHNPTGDPKETADMRHDNVSLPKFKLNVGIETPLICDDPPTAKPRQTKEHKARKRGWGEVYFKSYRLLLERCEQRLNSAFWGGQLDKWWKCVVGVAPTTWQATEKPALAPVTEDDLKQAVKGCWFPVHAVGYNWLRSNQEAGTYVAERIEKIMSDYRQWGFQCEKVIVVTHSMGGLVGRALVHPDIGGMHDKVLGVVHGVQPSIGAATGYKRMRCGFEDVGMMHDYEASIGAKVCGNMGAEVTAVLANSPGGLQLLPSEAYGNGWLRVMHKGRTLRSLPQTGDPYEEIYKLRDRWYGLIRPEWINPAKQEGADLARVHKYLDRAKAFHRAIEQTYHDQSYAHYGADNGRPAWRNVTWEINERATVGNVDALRIVTDTQQGALEVADATAQRIRVRLLPADGPGDQTVPLYSADHQLRSGKFKGLFRQTGYEHQASYKDEHALCSTLYSLVRIAQTMQWSTQ; encoded by the coding sequence ATGCCTTACGTCTATCAGCTTCCCACCTACCCGGAACACGGCGGGCGCAAGACCCAGGGGTTCCTCTCGCCCGTCGAGGACAAGTCGATCCAGCACGCGAGCATCCTGCCGCGCCGCGTGCTGCCTATCATCTTTTTGCCGGGGATCATGGGCACGCATCTGCGCTTGAAGCCCGAGCGGCAGCGCGCGATGGGGAAGGACAACAACATTGCTTGGCGCCCTGACAACAAGATGTTTGCTGTCGGCTTCGCAAACGCCGATTCACCTACCCGCCAACTGCAATTGGACCCGGACATGACGGAAGTGGACACCTACGATCCGGTCCACAACCCGACCGGCGACCCGAAGGAAACGGCAGACATGCGACACGACAACGTGAGCCTGCCGAAATTCAAGCTCAATGTGGGCATCGAAACGCCGCTGATTTGCGACGACCCACCCACGGCCAAGCCACGCCAGACCAAGGAGCACAAGGCGCGCAAGCGTGGTTGGGGCGAGGTGTATTTCAAAAGCTACCGGCTGCTGCTGGAGCGCTGTGAACAGCGCCTGAATTCGGCGTTCTGGGGCGGGCAGCTCGACAAGTGGTGGAAGTGCGTCGTTGGCGTGGCGCCCACCACATGGCAGGCCACCGAGAAGCCAGCCCTGGCACCCGTGACCGAAGACGATCTGAAGCAGGCCGTCAAGGGCTGCTGGTTCCCGGTACATGCCGTTGGCTATAACTGGCTACGGTCAAATCAGGAGGCCGGCACATATGTAGCCGAACGCATCGAGAAGATCATGTCGGATTACCGGCAATGGGGCTTCCAATGCGAGAAGGTCATTGTAGTAACGCACTCAATGGGCGGGCTGGTTGGGCGTGCGTTGGTGCATCCCGACATCGGCGGCATGCATGACAAGGTGTTGGGTGTGGTGCACGGCGTGCAGCCGTCCATCGGTGCGGCGACGGGTTACAAACGCATGCGCTGCGGCTTCGAGGACGTGGGGATGATGCACGACTATGAGGCCAGCATCGGCGCCAAGGTTTGCGGCAACATGGGAGCGGAAGTCACGGCCGTCCTTGCCAATTCTCCGGGCGGCCTGCAACTGCTGCCCAGTGAAGCCTACGGCAACGGCTGGCTGCGCGTGATGCACAAGGGGCGCACGCTCAGGAGCCTGCCGCAAACCGGCGACCCTTACGAAGAAATCTACAAGCTGCGAGACCGGTGGTATGGATTGATACGCCCCGAGTGGATCAATCCGGCGAAGCAGGAGGGGGCTGATCTGGCACGCGTGCACAAGTACCTGGACCGTGCTAAAGCATTCCACCGTGCCATCGAACAGACCTACCACGACCAAAGCTACGCGCACTATGGCGCCGACAACGGCCGCCCGGCTTGGCGCAACGTGACGTGGGAAATCAACGAGCGTGCTACGGTCGGCAATGTCGATGCCCTGCGGATCGTGACCGATACGCAGCAGGGCGCGTTGGAGGTGGCCGACGCCACGGCACAGCGTATCCGCGTGCGCCTGCTGCCGGCGGATGGCCCCGGCGACCAGACGGTGCCGCTGTACTCTGCCGACCACCAACTGCGCAGCGGCAAGTTCAAAGGGCTGTTCCGGCAGACCGGCTATGAGCACCAAGCCAGCTACAAGGATGAGCACGCGCTGTGCTCCACCCTCTACAGCCTCGTACGCATCGCACAAACCATGCAATGGAGCACCCAATGA